One genomic region from Terriglobus aquaticus encodes:
- a CDS encoding dihydrodipicolinate synthase family protein → MLLDGVHVPLTTPFYPDGRVYARKLEHNVRRYSLTPVAGLIVLGEGSEVLSLGLAEQREILRTVADTAAPEKVLTATLNQGGCHPALIMAEHAANMQYDLLLLAPPPQWANDIPALSTWFRVIADGAPLPCLLASRCGGSALPIDLLADLAAHPNVLGVLEQSQHISRVADLRDATSSVRRSVTTTITFTAATRRMLRPPQAELSASASGFVSAAALSAGSATATSTAAILEAPAVPQLRTRTKQVGSQILWAHAVDSTEALRAGAAGIATPVAASIPQAVFEIWAAWKDGDTSLMREKQGRVAAIEPTLLAGGPALVKSGAELSGYFGGRPRLPLVAPTAEAQQELAAALHGMRS, encoded by the coding sequence ATGCTCCTCGATGGCGTTCATGTTCCGCTGACCACACCCTTCTACCCCGACGGTCGCGTGTACGCGCGCAAACTCGAACACAATGTGCGCCGGTACTCGCTCACACCCGTTGCCGGGCTGATCGTCCTTGGAGAGGGAAGCGAGGTGCTTTCGCTCGGGCTGGCCGAGCAGCGTGAGATCCTGCGAACCGTTGCAGATACGGCGGCACCGGAGAAGGTCCTGACCGCAACCCTGAACCAGGGAGGCTGCCACCCTGCCTTGATCATGGCGGAACACGCCGCCAACATGCAGTACGACCTCCTGCTCCTGGCCCCGCCACCGCAATGGGCCAACGACATCCCGGCATTGTCCACCTGGTTTCGCGTCATCGCAGACGGCGCTCCGCTGCCCTGCCTCCTGGCAAGCCGCTGCGGTGGCAGTGCGCTGCCCATCGACCTGCTCGCCGATCTCGCGGCTCACCCAAACGTACTGGGTGTCCTCGAGCAATCGCAGCACATCAGCCGCGTCGCCGATCTCCGCGACGCGACTTCGTCCGTGCGTCGCTCGGTGACCACCACCATCACGTTCACCGCTGCCACGCGCCGCATGTTGCGCCCTCCGCAAGCTGAGCTTTCGGCGTCTGCCAGTGGCTTCGTGTCGGCTGCCGCGCTGTCGGCAGGCTCAGCCACCGCGACCTCCACGGCTGCGATCCTCGAAGCACCAGCAGTCCCACAACTCCGCACGCGTACCAAGCAGGTCGGCTCTCAAATTCTCTGGGCTCACGCCGTGGACTCCACGGAGGCACTGCGCGCGGGTGCCGCGGGCATCGCCACGCCAGTGGCCGCCTCCATTCCGCAGGCAGTCTTCGAGATCTGGGCGGCCTGGAAGGACGGCGATACCTCCCTCATGCGCGAGAAACAGGGTCGCGTGGCGGCAATCGAACCCACCCTGCTGGCGGGCGGTCCGGCGCTGGTGAAGAGTGGGGCAGAGTTGAGCGGATATTTCGGTGGCCGTCCTCGGCTTCCACTGGTCGCGCCAACAGCAGAGGCTCAGCAGGAACTAGCAGCCGCACTGCACGGCATGCGCTCGTAA
- a CDS encoding DUF1501 domain-containing protein, whose product MPVSRRAFMKGGALALVGTSSIPSFLVRSVMAQQTEAAASGKKLVVIFQRGAADGLNIVVPYQEPNYYALRPTIAIQQKDVLDLNGRFGLHPAMTSLLPLYQQGHLAVIHAVGSPDTTRSHFDAQDYMESGTPGVKSTQDGWLNRALQAERISHATAFRAVALGAQVPRTLQGRMPAVAISNVNDFSVGGSGAAPAPVSNAFEQMYGTSTDRVLHAEGNETFEAVKMLKSADPKRYQPANGVVYPNTPFAGSMKQIAQLLKANLGVEAAFADIGDWDTHQGQGSTQGRLANRLKEFSEAIAAFWKDMGQDAEQVTLVTMSEFGRTAKQNGTGGTDHGHGNVMFVLGGGVRGGQVYGKWPGLAPEQLNEGRDLAVTTDFRQVLGELSARTLGVRDLSAIFPGTSLSPERFLRLV is encoded by the coding sequence ATGCCAGTCTCACGTCGTGCATTCATGAAGGGTGGTGCGCTGGCCCTGGTCGGCACCTCCAGCATTCCCAGCTTCCTGGTGCGCTCCGTCATGGCGCAGCAAACGGAGGCGGCGGCCAGCGGTAAAAAGCTGGTGGTGATCTTCCAGCGCGGTGCAGCCGACGGACTAAACATCGTCGTCCCGTATCAGGAGCCAAACTACTACGCGCTGCGCCCGACTATTGCGATCCAGCAGAAGGATGTTCTGGACCTGAACGGCCGCTTCGGCCTTCATCCCGCCATGACCTCGCTTCTGCCGCTGTACCAGCAGGGTCATCTGGCGGTCATTCATGCCGTCGGCTCACCCGACACGACGCGCTCTCACTTCGACGCACAGGACTACATGGAAAGCGGAACGCCGGGCGTGAAGTCCACGCAGGACGGCTGGCTCAACCGAGCCCTGCAGGCGGAACGCATCAGCCATGCCACGGCCTTCCGCGCCGTAGCGCTGGGCGCGCAGGTGCCTCGAACGCTGCAGGGCCGCATGCCCGCGGTCGCCATCAGCAATGTAAACGACTTCAGCGTCGGCGGATCCGGTGCTGCTCCCGCCCCGGTCTCCAACGCCTTTGAGCAGATGTACGGCACCAGCACCGATCGCGTTCTGCACGCCGAAGGCAACGAGACCTTCGAAGCTGTGAAGATGCTCAAGTCCGCCGACCCCAAGCGCTACCAGCCGGCCAACGGCGTCGTGTACCCCAACACGCCGTTTGCCGGCAGCATGAAGCAGATCGCGCAGCTACTCAAAGCCAATCTGGGCGTGGAAGCGGCCTTCGCCGACATCGGCGACTGGGACACGCACCAGGGGCAGGGGAGCACTCAGGGCCGCCTCGCCAATCGTCTGAAAGAGTTCTCCGAAGCGATCGCGGCCTTCTGGAAAGACATGGGGCAGGACGCCGAACAGGTCACGCTGGTGACCATGAGCGAGTTCGGCCGCACCGCGAAGCAGAACGGCACCGGAGGCACCGATCATGGTCACGGCAATGTCATGTTCGTGCTCGGCGGAGGCGTTCGCGGCGGACAGGTCTATGGCAAGTGGCCGGGCCTGGCGCCGGAACAATTGAACGAAGGTCGCGATCTCGCCGTGACCACCGACTTCCGCCAGGTTCTCGGCGAACTCAGCGCTCGCACTCTCGGCGTCCGCGATCTCTCCGCGATCTTCCCCGGCACGTCGCTCTCGCCTGAAAGATTCCTGCGGCTGGTGTGA
- a CDS encoding alpha/beta hydrolase — protein sequence MATPRNASPRSAAQKRAGATVTYNRNDPNHLLVDPRWLTKVFGLTILAAFVCAYLLMCILFRLGSWQWVLHPTHSAATGTGLQDEAVHFGPDNTGTPQLTGEWIPASATTSATVLYLRPGDGQLDFADAPLVRMLRDDGLNVLAFDYRGYGRSALKPHPTEEHMQQDAEAAWTYLTGLRGIPADHILLYGAGVGSALAVNLAAAHPQAAGLVLRNATADVLGTIRSQKRARMFPVSLLLKDRFDLQALQQVKTPKLLWDIASPANDPETVARIAAYRSAADPKMTVTLPKANPVAEAASLRRFLDERIGLLQPKSLVPNTVSGVPAVR from the coding sequence ATGGCAACTCCGCGCAATGCTTCGCCCCGATCCGCTGCCCAGAAGCGTGCCGGCGCGACGGTGACCTACAACCGCAATGACCCGAATCACCTGCTGGTGGACCCGAGATGGCTGACGAAGGTGTTCGGGCTGACGATCCTGGCGGCGTTTGTGTGCGCCTACCTGTTGATGTGCATTCTGTTCCGCCTGGGATCGTGGCAATGGGTGCTGCACCCCACGCACTCTGCCGCGACGGGAACGGGCCTGCAGGATGAAGCCGTTCATTTTGGGCCGGACAACACGGGAACGCCGCAACTGACGGGCGAGTGGATCCCGGCGAGCGCAACCACGAGCGCGACGGTGCTTTACCTACGGCCGGGTGACGGGCAGTTGGACTTTGCTGACGCGCCGCTGGTGCGCATGCTGCGCGACGACGGCTTGAATGTGCTTGCCTTCGATTACCGCGGCTATGGGCGGTCGGCCCTGAAGCCGCACCCGACCGAGGAGCATATGCAGCAGGATGCGGAGGCGGCGTGGACGTATCTGACCGGCCTGCGCGGCATACCGGCGGATCACATCCTGCTGTACGGAGCGGGCGTCGGTTCGGCCCTGGCGGTAAACCTGGCCGCCGCACATCCGCAGGCGGCTGGGCTGGTGCTGCGCAACGCAACTGCAGATGTGCTGGGCACGATCCGGAGCCAAAAGCGGGCACGCATGTTTCCGGTGAGTCTCTTGCTCAAGGATCGATTCGACCTGCAGGCGCTTCAGCAGGTAAAGACGCCGAAGCTGCTGTGGGACATCGCGTCGCCAGCAAACGATCCCGAGACGGTCGCGCGAATTGCGGCGTATCGTTCCGCTGCCGATCCGAAGATGACGGTGACACTGCCCAAGGCAAATCCTGTTGCGGAGGCAGCAAGCCTGCGCCGTTTCCTGGACGAGCGAATCGGGCTGCTGCAGCCGAAGAGCTTGGTGCCGAACACCGTGTCCGGCGTTCCGGCTGTTCGTTGA
- a CDS encoding Rieske (2Fe-2S) protein, protein MPLSFHTAVAQSGILEAEETMSNWVKLCTAAQSPADGHAQEVDVQGVTICLARADGTLAAVDNVCPHRAGPLAEGWIEDGKIVCPWHAWGFDLKTGACPEEHSQVKVYPLREEGTDLLIDLA, encoded by the coding sequence ATGCCGCTGTCGTTTCACACCGCAGTCGCGCAATCAGGCATTCTGGAAGCAGAGGAAACAATGTCGAACTGGGTCAAGCTGTGTACCGCTGCGCAGAGTCCTGCCGACGGACACGCACAAGAAGTAGACGTGCAGGGTGTCACCATCTGCCTGGCACGCGCCGACGGCACGCTCGCAGCCGTGGACAACGTGTGCCCGCACCGCGCAGGACCGCTCGCAGAGGGCTGGATCGAAGACGGAAAGATCGTCTGCCCATGGCACGCGTGGGGCTTCGATCTGAAGACCGGTGCCTGCCCGGAAGAGCACAGTCAGGTCAAGGTGTATCCCTTGCGCGAAGAGGGAACCGACCTCTTGATCGACCTCGCCTGA
- a CDS encoding DUF1800 domain-containing protein, whose protein sequence is MLLRTSRSRPPQPLRPRAAVSLALAALYAFSPMLAVAAAKPATAAVPVRKVDAAALVLNRFSFGARPGDLARVRSLGAYAWFEQQLQPDRLDDSGLEQRLNAYPAMRMSQADQIARYPTPGMVRNAAKNGYLPADPELRAILSDQVEFYQMRKEAAAMQTASVTPAASLQSRPGDIQRGFNALDEATADSMAKTGTRSQLAGGGTSASTALDAQKNAAPPNLEQATAPLPQDAVNALLALPPQDRYQRLLRMSPAELIGARKGVKGDASKLAEGMTPLQKETLAALAGTNRMISGELFSTRLLRDIYSERQLEAVMTDFWLNHFNVYIRKDGEMPSLLPEYEDTIRTHALGRFEDLLEATAKSPAMLLYLDNAQSVGPDSLAAGRPNPKAPNAKKPSAGLNENYARELMELHTLGVNGGYTQKDVTEVAKVFTGWGIERPGEGGAFLYNDRRHEPGEKTVLGRKIKESGESEGEEVLHILATSPATAHFISLELAERFVSDTPPPALVDRMAQTFLKSNGDIRAVLRTMVHAPEFLAPQTVNAKIKTPLEYVVSAVRASGANVGNPVPLAQSLERLGMPLYGCQPPTGYKWDAETWLNSAALVTRMNFALLLAANKINGTTVDTGTLIAASTASHAVPQDPGADESQRKEAALESQVLPQGVSAQTRAAVLSQTDDTAVQQAMRAFGQMPAQERNPGAKQIVNVKVRRDFSAGPPGPNLPPADKQGAVMLGLLLGSPEFQRR, encoded by the coding sequence ATGCTGCTTCGCACCTCTCGATCCCGACCTCCGCAGCCGCTTCGCCCGCGCGCGGCAGTCTCACTCGCTCTGGCCGCCCTGTACGCCTTCAGCCCCATGCTCGCCGTGGCTGCCGCGAAGCCCGCAACAGCGGCCGTGCCGGTGCGCAAGGTGGATGCCGCCGCCCTGGTGCTGAACCGCTTCAGCTTCGGCGCGCGGCCGGGCGACCTCGCCCGCGTGCGCTCCCTGGGCGCCTACGCTTGGTTCGAACAGCAATTGCAGCCCGACCGCCTGGACGACAGCGGGCTCGAGCAGCGCCTGAACGCCTACCCCGCCATGCGGATGAGCCAGGCCGACCAGATCGCTCGCTATCCAACGCCCGGCATGGTCCGCAACGCCGCAAAGAACGGCTATCTGCCGGCCGACCCGGAACTGCGCGCAATCCTCTCCGACCAGGTGGAGTTCTACCAGATGCGCAAGGAGGCGGCCGCTATGCAAACCGCGTCCGTCACACCAGCCGCATCGCTCCAGTCACGGCCCGGCGACATCCAGAGAGGCTTCAACGCCCTGGACGAAGCGACCGCGGATTCCATGGCGAAGACGGGCACTCGCTCGCAGCTTGCGGGTGGCGGAACCAGCGCATCAACCGCTCTGGACGCGCAGAAGAACGCGGCCCCACCGAACCTGGAGCAGGCCACCGCCCCTTTGCCTCAGGACGCCGTCAACGCTCTGCTCGCGCTGCCACCGCAGGACCGTTACCAGCGCCTCCTGCGTATGAGCCCGGCTGAACTCATCGGAGCCCGCAAAGGTGTAAAAGGCGACGCCTCCAAGCTGGCGGAGGGAATGACTCCCCTCCAGAAAGAAACCCTGGCCGCGCTGGCTGGAACCAATCGCATGATCTCCGGGGAGCTGTTCAGCACGCGTCTGCTCCGCGACATCTACAGCGAACGCCAGTTGGAAGCCGTGATGACCGACTTCTGGCTGAATCACTTCAACGTCTACATCCGGAAAGACGGCGAGATGCCGTCCTTGCTGCCGGAGTACGAAGACACGATCCGCACGCATGCCCTCGGCCGGTTCGAAGATCTGCTCGAGGCCACGGCAAAGAGCCCGGCGATGCTCCTGTACCTGGACAACGCGCAAAGCGTCGGCCCCGACTCGCTCGCAGCAGGACGACCGAATCCCAAGGCGCCGAATGCAAAGAAGCCCTCAGCCGGCCTCAACGAAAACTACGCGCGTGAGCTCATGGAGCTGCACACGCTGGGCGTCAACGGAGGCTACACCCAGAAGGACGTGACAGAGGTCGCCAAGGTCTTCACCGGTTGGGGCATCGAGCGCCCCGGCGAAGGCGGAGCCTTCCTCTACAACGACCGGCGGCACGAACCCGGCGAAAAGACAGTCCTCGGCAGAAAGATCAAGGAGTCCGGCGAGAGCGAAGGCGAAGAGGTGCTGCACATTCTCGCCACCAGCCCGGCAACAGCGCACTTCATTTCTCTCGAATTGGCAGAGCGCTTCGTCAGCGACACGCCTCCACCGGCCCTCGTCGATCGCATGGCGCAAACTTTCCTCAAGTCCAACGGAGACATCCGTGCGGTTCTGCGCACCATGGTGCATGCCCCGGAGTTCCTGGCTCCGCAAACGGTGAACGCGAAGATCAAGACGCCTCTCGAATACGTCGTCTCGGCCGTACGTGCCTCAGGCGCCAACGTGGGGAACCCGGTGCCTTTGGCACAGTCGCTGGAGCGGCTCGGCATGCCGCTGTACGGCTGCCAGCCGCCCACCGGGTACAAGTGGGACGCGGAAACATGGCTCAACTCGGCCGCGCTGGTCACACGCATGAACTTCGCCCTGCTGCTGGCGGCAAACAAGATCAATGGCACCACCGTGGACACGGGCACGCTGATTGCGGCGAGCACCGCCAGTCACGCGGTACCGCAGGACCCAGGCGCGGACGAATCACAGCGCAAGGAAGCCGCGCTGGAATCCCAAGTGTTGCCGCAAGGCGTAAGCGCCCAGACACGAGCAGCGGTCCTATCGCAAACCGACGACACCGCCGTACAGCAAGCCATGCGCGCCTTTGGCCAGATGCCGGCGCAGGAAAGAAACCCGGGTGCCAAGCAGATCGTGAACGTTAAGGTACGGCGAGACTTCAGTGCGGGACCGCCCGGGCCCAACCTGCCGCCGGCCGACAAGCAGGGCGCGGTGATGCTTGGGTTGCTGCTGGGATCGCCAGAATTTCAACGCCGCTAG
- the carA gene encoding glutamine-hydrolyzing carbamoyl-phosphate synthase small subunit, with the protein MQAILALEDGRIFRGRGFGAPAERSGEVVFNTALTGYQEIFTDPSYAGQIVVLTNPQIGNYGTTPSDDEGKQPYIEGLVTREFSPISSNWRSTQVTDEYLEKYNVPVVADVDTRAIVRHLRNNGVMRGVISTASQDAEALVAKARSIRKMDGTDLASVVSTKEQYEFSAADPRNETGDKLLPPALAGNERQMHVVAYDFGIKQNILRMLTRENCRVTVVPAQTPAADVLAMNPDGVFFSNGPGDPEPLEYAQQNVRDLAGKTPMFGICLGHQIFGLALGGKTYKLKFGHHGANHPIKNLDTGKVEITSQNHNYAVDPDTLDANSVAVTHVNLNDQTVAGLKHKEHPLFSVQYHPEASPGPHDSHYLFKDFRKMMEEWKK; encoded by the coding sequence ATGCAAGCCATTTTGGCGCTCGAAGACGGGCGCATATTCCGGGGTCGAGGCTTTGGTGCGCCCGCCGAACGTTCCGGAGAAGTTGTTTTCAACACTGCATTGACTGGCTACCAGGAGATCTTCACCGATCCCAGCTATGCCGGACAGATCGTCGTTCTCACCAACCCCCAGATCGGCAACTACGGCACCACCCCCAGCGATGACGAAGGCAAGCAGCCCTACATCGAAGGTCTGGTGACGCGAGAGTTCTCGCCCATCTCGTCGAACTGGCGTTCCACGCAGGTCACCGACGAGTACCTGGAAAAGTACAACGTTCCCGTCGTCGCAGACGTGGACACGCGTGCGATCGTGCGCCATCTCCGCAATAACGGAGTCATGCGCGGCGTCATCAGCACGGCTTCGCAGGACGCGGAGGCACTTGTCGCAAAAGCGCGCTCCATTCGCAAGATGGACGGCACCGATCTCGCCAGCGTCGTCTCGACCAAAGAGCAGTACGAGTTCTCCGCGGCCGATCCGCGCAACGAGACCGGCGACAAGCTTCTACCGCCCGCGCTCGCTGGCAACGAGCGGCAGATGCACGTGGTCGCATATGACTTCGGCATCAAGCAAAACATCCTCCGCATGCTCACCCGCGAAAACTGCCGCGTGACCGTGGTGCCCGCGCAAACTCCCGCGGCCGACGTGCTCGCCATGAATCCAGACGGCGTCTTCTTCTCGAACGGCCCCGGCGACCCCGAGCCGCTCGAGTACGCGCAGCAGAACGTTCGCGATCTGGCCGGCAAGACGCCGATGTTCGGCATCTGCCTCGGCCACCAGATCTTCGGCTTGGCTCTTGGTGGCAAGACCTACAAGCTGAAGTTCGGCCATCACGGCGCAAACCACCCCATCAAGAACCTCGACACCGGCAAGGTCGAGATCACGTCCCAGAACCACAACTACGCCGTCGATCCCGATACCCTGGATGCGAACTCCGTAGCGGTGACGCACGTGAACCTGAACGACCAGACCGTGGCCGGCCTCAAGCACAAAGAACACCCGCTCTTCAGCGTGCAGTACCACCCCGAAGCCAGCCCCGGACCGCACGACTCCCACTACCTGTTCAAAGACTTCCGCAAGATGATGGAAGAGTGGAAGAAGTAA
- the carB gene encoding carbamoyl-phosphate synthase large subunit: MPRRNDIAKILVIGSGPIVIGQSAEFDYSGTQACKALKAEGYEVVLVNSNPASIMTDPEVADRTYVEPLTPRYVEEILRVESESLKASGKPGVFALLPTVGGQTALNLAVDMADAGTLDRYGVELIGAKLDAIKKAEDRLLFKDAMNRIGLDMPQSSLVNNLRDGLEFANKIGFPCVIRPSFTLGGSGGGIAYNREELTDILTRGLDLSPVHECLLEESVLGWKEYELEVVRDLADNVIIICSIENFDPMGVHTGDSITVAPAQTLTDREYQAMRDAAIRVMREIGVETGGSNVQFAVNPANGRMTVIEMNPRVSRSSALASKATGFPIAKIAARLAVGYTLDELQNDITKATPACFEPTIDYVVVKIPKWQFEKFPGADEGLGPQMKSVGEVMAIGRTFKEAMMKAVRSLETGKKASASDIEPRRLTQRLVTAHPERLRYVFYAFEKGMSVRDVARLTTMDPWFLYQIKQIVDEQAAVATTTPDSIDAHQLRIAKRMGISDDVLASSWKLDGKDASARVRELREQHGVLPVFKLVDTCAAEFESFTPYLYSCYDEEDEAVPTTRKKIIILGSGPNRIGQGIEFDYCCCHAAFAMREDGYETIMVNCNPETVSTDYDTSDRLYFEPLTLEDVLAVYKHEAASGAEIGMIVQFGGQTPLNLSLPLKAAGVPIVGTSPESIELAEDRKRFNKLLEDLQIPQPAGALATSVQEAIAGANRVTYPVLVRPSFVLGGRAMVIAYDDEAIQRYMSTAIEYSQERPVLIDHFLEDATEVDVDALCDGTDVIIAGIMQHIEEAGIHSGDSSCVLPSVDLTDDVLRQIREYTRKLALALHVIGLVNIQFAIQHGKVYVIEVNPRASRTVPYVSKATGIPLAKIASRLMTGKTLKELLPDQLASGKDLGTGDHYFVKSPVFPWGKFPGVDTVLGPEMRSTGEVMGVASTFGEAFAKAQLAAGQNLPTRGTIFLSVNDHDKPAAVALARQYVEMGFQLVATHGTADVLADAGLQVERVFKVKEGRPNVVDLIKGDRIQMIINTPRGQDTFFDEKAIRRAAVLARIPTITTIAAARAAAEGIASLQSGEVHIYSLQALHAQREPVLAATAR; the protein is encoded by the coding sequence ATGCCACGCAGGAACGACATTGCAAAGATCCTGGTGATCGGCTCTGGGCCGATCGTGATCGGCCAGTCGGCCGAGTTCGACTACAGCGGCACGCAGGCCTGCAAGGCACTCAAGGCCGAGGGCTACGAGGTGGTGCTGGTCAACTCCAACCCGGCCTCGATCATGACAGACCCCGAGGTCGCTGACCGCACCTATGTGGAGCCGTTGACCCCGCGCTACGTCGAAGAGATTCTCCGCGTAGAAAGTGAGTCGCTCAAGGCCAGCGGCAAGCCCGGTGTCTTCGCCCTGCTGCCCACCGTCGGCGGCCAGACCGCGCTCAACCTCGCCGTCGACATGGCCGACGCCGGCACGCTGGACCGCTACGGCGTGGAACTCATCGGCGCCAAGCTGGACGCGATCAAGAAGGCCGAAGACCGCCTCCTGTTCAAGGACGCGATGAACCGCATCGGCCTCGACATGCCGCAGTCCTCGCTGGTCAACAACCTGCGCGACGGTCTAGAGTTCGCGAACAAGATCGGCTTCCCCTGCGTCATCCGCCCATCGTTCACGCTCGGCGGATCGGGCGGCGGCATCGCGTACAACCGCGAAGAACTGACCGACATTCTCACCCGCGGCCTCGACCTGTCGCCGGTCCACGAGTGCCTGCTCGAAGAGTCGGTGCTCGGCTGGAAGGAGTACGAACTCGAAGTCGTGCGTGACCTCGCCGACAACGTCATCATCATTTGCTCGATCGAAAACTTCGACCCCATGGGCGTCCACACCGGCGACTCCATCACCGTCGCGCCGGCGCAGACGCTCACCGATCGCGAGTACCAGGCCATGCGCGACGCTGCCATTCGCGTCATGCGCGAGATCGGTGTCGAGACCGGCGGCTCCAACGTGCAGTTCGCCGTTAACCCGGCGAACGGCCGCATGACCGTCATCGAGATGAACCCGCGTGTCTCGCGCTCCTCGGCCCTTGCGTCGAAAGCGACCGGCTTCCCGATCGCGAAGATCGCAGCACGTCTCGCTGTCGGATACACGCTCGACGAACTACAAAACGACATTACCAAGGCAACGCCGGCCTGCTTCGAGCCGACCATCGATTACGTTGTCGTCAAGATCCCCAAGTGGCAGTTCGAAAAGTTTCCTGGAGCCGACGAAGGCCTGGGGCCGCAGATGAAGTCCGTCGGCGAGGTCATGGCGATTGGCCGCACCTTCAAGGAAGCCATGATGAAAGCCGTGCGCTCGCTCGAGACCGGCAAGAAGGCCTCCGCCTCCGACATCGAGCCGCGCCGCCTCACCCAACGTCTGGTCACCGCTCACCCGGAGCGCCTGCGCTACGTTTTCTACGCGTTCGAAAAGGGCATGAGCGTGCGCGACGTTGCACGACTCACCACCATGGATCCTTGGTTCCTCTACCAGATCAAGCAGATCGTGGATGAGCAGGCAGCCGTCGCAACCACCACGCCCGACTCCATTGACGCGCACCAGCTTCGCATCGCCAAGCGCATGGGCATCAGCGACGACGTGCTCGCTTCCTCGTGGAAGCTGGACGGCAAGGACGCGTCCGCCCGCGTCCGCGAACTGCGCGAGCAGCACGGCGTTCTGCCAGTCTTCAAGCTCGTCGACACCTGCGCCGCAGAGTTCGAGTCCTTCACGCCCTACCTTTACTCCTGCTACGACGAAGAAGACGAAGCGGTCCCCACCACGCGCAAGAAGATCATCATTCTCGGCAGCGGTCCCAATCGCATCGGGCAGGGAATCGAATTCGACTACTGCTGCTGCCACGCGGCGTTCGCCATGCGCGAAGACGGCTACGAGACCATCATGGTCAACTGCAACCCGGAGACCGTCTCGACCGATTACGACACGAGCGATCGCCTCTACTTCGAGCCGCTCACGCTCGAAGACGTCCTCGCCGTCTACAAGCACGAGGCCGCCAGCGGCGCGGAGATCGGCATGATCGTGCAGTTCGGCGGACAGACACCGCTGAACCTCTCGCTTCCACTCAAGGCCGCAGGCGTGCCCATCGTCGGCACCTCGCCCGAGTCCATCGAGCTCGCCGAAGATCGCAAGCGCTTCAACAAACTTCTCGAAGACCTGCAGATTCCGCAGCCCGCGGGCGCCTTGGCGACCAGCGTGCAGGAGGCGATCGCCGGCGCCAACCGCGTTACCTACCCCGTGCTCGTCCGTCCCAGCTTCGTGCTTGGCGGCCGCGCCATGGTCATCGCCTACGACGATGAAGCCATCCAGCGCTACATGAGCACCGCCATCGAGTACTCGCAGGAACGTCCCGTCCTCATCGACCACTTCCTCGAAGACGCGACCGAGGTCGACGTGGACGCTCTCTGCGACGGCACCGACGTCATCATCGCCGGCATCATGCAGCACATCGAAGAAGCCGGCATCCACTCCGGCGATTCGTCCTGCGTCCTGCCCTCGGTGGATCTGACCGACGACGTGCTGCGCCAGATTCGCGAGTACACCCGCAAGCTCGCTCTCGCTCTCCACGTCATCGGTCTCGTCAATATCCAGTTCGCCATCCAGCACGGCAAGGTCTACGTCATCGAGGTCAACCCGCGCGCCTCGCGCACCGTGCCGTACGTCTCCAAGGCCACAGGCATTCCGCTCGCCAAGATCGCGTCGCGGCTCATGACCGGCAAGACCCTGAAGGAACTGTTGCCAGACCAGCTCGCCAGCGGCAAGGACCTCGGCACAGGCGACCACTACTTCGTCAAATCGCCAGTCTTCCCCTGGGGCAAGTTCCCCGGCGTAGACACGGTGCTTGGGCCGGAGATGCGCTCCACCGGCGAGGTCATGGGCGTGGCTTCCACCTTTGGCGAAGCCTTCGCCAAGGCTCAGCTCGCCGCCGGACAGAACCTGCCGACGCGCGGCACCATCTTCCTGTCGGTCAACGACCACGACAAGCCCGCGGCCGTGGCGCTGGCCCGGCAGTATGTCGAGATGGGCTTCCAGCTTGTCGCAACGCACGGCACGGCAGACGTCCTGGCCGACGCCGGGCTGCAGGTCGAGCGAGTGTTCAAGGTGAAGGAAGGCCGACCCAACGTGGTCGACCTCATCAAGGGCGACCGTATCCAGATGATCATCAACACGCCTCGCGGCCAGGACACCTTCTTCGACGAAAAAGCGATCCGCCGCGCCGCGGTGCTGGCGCGCATCCCCACCATCACCACCATCGCCGCTGCCCGCGCCGCGGCAGAGGGCATCGCTTCGCTGCAAAGCGGAGAGGTCCACATCTACTCGCTGCAGGCTCTGCACGCGCAGCGTGAACCGGTCTTGGCAGCCACGGCTCGCTAA